One Kineococcus radiotolerans SRS30216 = ATCC BAA-149 DNA window includes the following coding sequences:
- a CDS encoding glycosyltransferase has translation MSAAPLVLVLGTADWDAAIATNQHHVAPALARRWPVLFAEGTGTRRLRVSDARRVLRRLRPPAPVPGRPVPAGLEVVSPRLVPHHAPSTRAVNGWALRRQVRRWVEHDGPRLLWTYTPFTYGLEALADRTVYHLVDLLHENPGVHRARLLAAERSLAAGTDLALATSPAVQEHLRERGFAATRCLPNVCDVDLFAAARGRGAPRSATVVFAGTLAPHKVDLPLLLDLATALRGRGRLRLIGPVTADCAGDPAWARLLAAGAEVVGPLPAGALADELAAATVGIVPYRVSPLTAGISPLKTFEYLAAGLPVVSTPLPAVAAVPGAVFVTARPEFTARVLDVLADPDPARPARVADLARGQDWTSRGRELRALAGALLAA, from the coding sequence GTGAGCGCCGCCCCGCTGGTGCTCGTCCTCGGCACCGCCGACTGGGACGCCGCGATCGCCACCAACCAGCACCACGTCGCCCCCGCGCTCGCCCGCCGCTGGCCGGTGCTGTTCGCCGAGGGCACCGGCACCCGCCGGCTGCGGGTCTCCGACGCGCGCCGCGTCCTGCGGCGGCTGCGCCCGCCCGCGCCCGTCCCGGGCCGCCCCGTGCCGGCGGGCCTGGAGGTCGTCAGCCCCCGCCTCGTCCCCCACCACGCCCCCTCCACCCGCGCGGTCAACGGGTGGGCGCTGCGCCGGCAGGTCCGGCGCTGGGTCGAGCACGACGGGCCGCGGCTGCTGTGGACGTACACCCCGTTCACGTACGGCCTGGAGGCGCTGGCCGACCGGACCGTCTACCACCTCGTCGACCTCCTCCACGAGAACCCCGGCGTGCACCGCGCCCGCCTGCTCGCCGCCGAGCGGTCCCTGGCGGCCGGCACCGACCTCGCCCTCGCCACCAGCCCCGCCGTGCAGGAGCACCTGCGCGAACGGGGTTTCGCCGCGACCCGGTGCCTGCCCAACGTGTGCGACGTGGACCTCTTCGCCGCCGCCCGCGGGCGCGGCGCCCCCCGCTCCGCGACCGTCGTCTTCGCCGGGACCCTCGCCCCGCACAAGGTCGACCTGCCCCTGCTCCTCGACCTCGCCACCGCCCTGCGCGGGCGCGGGCGGCTGCGCCTCATCGGGCCCGTCACCGCCGACTGCGCCGGCGACCCCGCGTGGGCGCGGCTGCTGGCCGCCGGCGCCGAGGTCGTCGGCCCGCTGCCGGCGGGTGCCCTCGCCGACGAGCTCGCCGCCGCGACCGTCGGGATCGTGCCCTACCGGGTGTCCCCGCTGACCGCGGGCATCAGCCCGCTGAAGACCTTCGAGTACCTCGCGGCGGGCCTGCCGGTGGTGAGCACGCCGCTGCCCGCCGTCGCCGCGGTGCCCGGGGCGGTGTTCGTCACCGCGCGCCCGGAGTTCACCGCCCGGGTGCTGGACGTGCTCGCCGACCCCGACCCGGCCCGCCCGGCGCGGGTCGCCGACCTCGCCCGCGGGCAGGACTGGACGTCGCGGGGACGGGAGCTGCGGGCGCTCGCCGGGGCGCTGCTCGCGGCGTGA
- a CDS encoding VOC family protein: protein MTTSFPRLLHTVLDATDVRELAEFYRELLGLSYRAGDEPPGDGVDGPGWLVLVDAGGRRVLAFQQVEVLPRATWPTGGVPQQVHVDFTVPDREALAHHHARALALGARPLRDGSAEEVEPIHVYADPAGHPFCVFVREG, encoded by the coding sequence GTGACGACGTCCTTCCCGCGCCTGCTGCACACCGTCCTCGACGCCACCGACGTCCGCGAGCTCGCGGAGTTCTACCGCGAGCTGCTGGGGCTGAGCTACCGCGCCGGTGACGAACCCCCCGGGGACGGGGTGGACGGGCCCGGCTGGCTGGTGCTCGTCGACGCCGGGGGACGGCGGGTCCTGGCCTTCCAGCAGGTCGAGGTGCTGCCCCGGGCGACGTGGCCGACGGGCGGGGTGCCGCAGCAGGTGCACGTCGACTTCACCGTGCCCGACCGCGAGGCGCTGGCCCACCACCACGCCCGGGCCCTGGCGCTGGGGGCGCGCCCGCTGCGCGACGGCAGCGCGGAGGAGGTCGAACCGATCCACGTCTACGCCGACCCGGCGGGGCACCCGTTCTGCGTCTTCGTGCGGGAAGGGTGA
- a CDS encoding ATP-binding protein — MEGRLLATAAHVKALVESHGAGDDARFRAAVAEVLENAGRSKEVEELRRLLETRRASVRPQAPPQPPPPSSVAQPRGELAQVLTASLPGAQLADLALASDVMARLHRVLTEQRHAETLRARGFEPLRKLLLTGPPGTGKTMTAEVLAAELALPLFSVRLDVFADLPAEDAVAKLSLVFDLLAQSRGVCLFDDVDTLIDPDGGERSRTHLRDVLRTFTGLLDQDASTAVLVVTTNRPQLLERPVLRRFDTVVDYPLPSTGVVQEVVLRRLRGFDLSAVEWPRVASTASGLSHEQVSAAAALAAKQCILDGAPQVETAALLAALRERRQMLKMAP; from the coding sequence GTGGAGGGACGGCTGCTGGCGACCGCGGCGCACGTCAAGGCGCTCGTGGAGAGCCACGGCGCCGGCGACGACGCGCGCTTCCGCGCGGCCGTCGCCGAGGTCCTGGAGAACGCCGGCCGGTCCAAGGAGGTCGAGGAGCTCCGCCGCCTGCTGGAGACCCGGCGCGCCAGCGTCCGCCCCCAGGCCCCGCCGCAACCCCCGCCCCCCTCCTCGGTGGCCCAGCCGCGCGGGGAGCTGGCCCAGGTCCTCACCGCCTCCCTCCCCGGCGCCCAGCTGGCCGACCTCGCCCTCGCCAGCGACGTCATGGCCCGCCTGCACCGCGTCCTCACCGAGCAGCGGCACGCCGAGACGCTGCGCGCCCGGGGGTTCGAACCGCTGCGCAAGCTGCTGCTGACCGGCCCCCCCGGCACCGGCAAGACCATGACGGCCGAGGTGCTGGCCGCCGAGCTCGCCCTGCCGCTGTTCTCCGTGCGCCTGGACGTCTTCGCCGACCTGCCCGCCGAGGACGCCGTCGCCAAGCTGTCCCTGGTCTTCGACCTGCTGGCCCAGAGCCGCGGGGTGTGCCTCTTCGACGACGTCGACACCCTCATCGACCCCGACGGGGGCGAGCGCAGCCGTACCCACCTGCGCGACGTCCTGCGCACCTTCACCGGTCTGCTCGACCAGGACGCCTCCACCGCCGTCCTCGTCGTCACCACCAACCGCCCCCAGCTGCTCGAGCGCCCCGTGCTGCGCCGCTTCGACACCGTCGTCGACTACCCGCTGCCCAGCACCGGGGTGGTGCAGGAGGTCGTCCTGCGCCGGCTGCGCGGGTTCGACCTCAGCGCGGTGGAGTGGCCGCGGGTCGCCTCCACCGCCAGCGGCCTCAGCCACGAGCAGGTCTCGGCCGCCGCCGCGCTGGCCGCCAAGCAGTGCATCCTCGACGGCGCGCCCCAGGTCGAGACCGCCGCGCTGCTCGCGGCCCTGCGCGAACGCCGGCAGATGCTCAAGATGGCCCCGTGA
- a CDS encoding sugar transferase, with protein sequence MTVTGGPSAGPRPLAPWPSTPATHPRRQRSQLAMLLLATDAVCVLGVVLLLGQGGPAVLVFSASVLAVHAAVGLYRPRLDLSVLDDLPLLLGGAVAAIGVAAIGGGALGLGEVDRRTLLVALVQTGLVLAARTAAYIARRRTRISGQVAHRTLVVGCGGLGAQLVEIFRSGEHGLLPVGFIDDAPRLSAEDRPLPVLGGIADLAETVRRHGIVVVVIAYSNAPEMVVVDVLRGCQDVDVEILVVPRFWQVTSTHRSMQTARGVPMVQLRRPAFRAATWPLKRVVDVSASAVALLLLSPVIAACALALRLEVGPGVLFRQERVGIEGRRFELLKLRTLRTTTAESDTRWSVDGDDRVGPVGRWLRKLSLDELPQLWNVLRGDMSLVGPRPERPHFVERFTLEHDGYLWRHRVPVGVTGWAQVNGLRGDTSIADRARFDNHYVENWSLWLDVKILLRTVVQVVTAAGR encoded by the coding sequence GTGACCGTGACCGGTGGTCCCAGCGCGGGCCCGCGCCCCCTCGCCCCCTGGCCCTCCACCCCGGCCACCCACCCCCGCCGCCAGCGCTCCCAGCTGGCGATGCTGCTGCTGGCCACCGACGCGGTCTGCGTCCTCGGCGTCGTCCTCCTGCTCGGGCAGGGCGGACCCGCGGTGCTGGTGTTCTCCGCCTCGGTCCTCGCCGTCCACGCCGCCGTCGGCCTCTACCGCCCGCGCCTGGACCTCAGCGTCCTCGACGACCTGCCGCTGCTCCTCGGCGGCGCCGTCGCCGCGATCGGCGTCGCCGCCATCGGCGGGGGCGCGCTGGGCCTGGGGGAGGTCGACCGCCGCACCCTCCTCGTCGCGCTCGTCCAGACCGGCCTCGTCCTCGCCGCCCGCACCGCCGCCTACATCGCGCGCCGGCGCACCCGGATCTCCGGGCAGGTCGCCCACCGCACCCTCGTCGTCGGCTGCGGCGGCCTCGGGGCGCAGCTGGTGGAGATCTTCCGCTCCGGCGAGCACGGCCTGCTGCCCGTCGGCTTCATCGACGACGCCCCCCGGCTGTCCGCGGAGGACCGCCCGCTGCCCGTGCTCGGCGGGATCGCCGACCTCGCCGAGACCGTCCGCCGGCACGGGATCGTCGTCGTCGTCATCGCCTACTCCAACGCCCCCGAGATGGTCGTCGTGGACGTGCTGCGCGGCTGCCAGGACGTCGACGTCGAGATCCTCGTCGTGCCCCGGTTCTGGCAGGTCACCAGCACCCACCGCTCCATGCAGACGGCGCGGGGGGTGCCCATGGTGCAGCTGCGCCGCCCCGCGTTCCGGGCCGCGACGTGGCCGCTGAAGCGGGTCGTGGACGTCAGCGCCTCCGCCGTGGCCCTGCTCCTGCTCAGCCCCGTCATCGCCGCGTGCGCCCTGGCCCTGCGCCTGGAGGTGGGCCCGGGGGTGCTGTTCCGCCAGGAACGGGTCGGCATCGAGGGCCGGCGCTTCGAGCTGCTCAAGCTCCGCACCCTGCGCACCACGACCGCCGAGTCCGACACCCGGTGGAGCGTCGACGGCGACGACCGCGTCGGGCCGGTGGGGCGCTGGCTGCGCAAGCTGTCCCTGGACGAGCTGCCGCAGTTGTGGAACGTGCTGCGCGGCGACATGTCGCTGGTGGGTCCCCGCCCGGAGCGGCCCCACTTCGTCGAGCGGTTCACCCTCGAGCACGACGGCTACCTCTGGCGCCACCGCGTCCCCGTCGGGGTCACCGGCTGGGCCCAGGTCAACGGCCTGCGCGGGGACACCTCCATCGCCGACCGCGCCCGCTTCGACAACCACTACGTGGAGAACTGGTCGCTGTGGCTGGACGTCAAGATCCTGCTGCGCACCGTCGTCCAGGTCGTCACCGCGGCGGGACGGTGA
- a CDS encoding polysaccharide biosynthesis tyrosine autokinase, whose translation MDLVDYLRALRKHWILVVLSVLLGGGAGAGAYSASAPVYRADSLLFVSMYDTGNAALLMQGSMFAQQRVQSYTGVLTSPKVLQPVIDELDLDTTPRALSDHVGSSAPLGTVLIEVTVDESSPQRAADIANSVSKHFGRAVSELEQATPASASPVRINVLRPAVVREDPIAPNLLRTLALGLLAGVVLGTGLAVLREVLDTTVKSLSTITDLGAPALGSVPAGEGGPRPELVVEGSRSPQSEALRQIRTNLQFADVDHPPRVLVVTSALPGEGKSTTAVNLALTAATAGMRVVLVEGDLRLPRVADYLGVEDSAGLTTVLAGRADLDDVLQPYGDTGLSVLASGPIPLNPAALLGSRHMGDLLARLRERADLVIIDSPPLLPVADAAVLARQTDGALVVVKHGKTTRDHLTRALERLRAVDAPVLGGVLTMVPAKASDYSYAYEYGYGYQPTVPDDAEAVVLER comes from the coding sequence GTGGACCTCGTCGACTACCTGCGCGCTCTGCGCAAGCACTGGATCCTCGTGGTCCTGTCAGTGCTGCTGGGCGGCGGGGCCGGGGCCGGGGCCTACAGCGCCAGCGCTCCCGTCTACCGCGCCGACAGCCTGCTGTTCGTGTCGATGTACGACACCGGCAACGCGGCGCTGCTCATGCAGGGCAGCATGTTCGCCCAGCAGCGGGTGCAGTCCTACACCGGTGTCCTCACCAGCCCGAAGGTGCTGCAGCCGGTCATTGACGAGCTGGACCTGGACACCACGCCGCGGGCGCTGTCGGACCACGTCGGTTCCAGCGCCCCGCTGGGGACGGTCCTCATCGAGGTCACCGTCGACGAGTCCTCCCCGCAGCGGGCGGCCGACATCGCCAACTCCGTGTCCAAGCACTTCGGGCGGGCGGTGAGCGAGCTCGAGCAGGCCACCCCGGCGAGCGCGAGCCCGGTGCGCATCAACGTGCTGCGCCCGGCGGTGGTCCGGGAGGACCCCATCGCCCCGAACCTGCTGCGGACCCTGGCCCTGGGGCTGCTGGCCGGGGTGGTGCTCGGGACGGGGCTCGCCGTGCTGCGCGAGGTCCTGGACACGACCGTGAAGTCCCTGAGCACGATCACCGACCTCGGGGCCCCCGCCCTGGGGTCGGTGCCCGCCGGGGAGGGCGGTCCGCGTCCCGAGCTGGTCGTGGAGGGTTCGCGCTCCCCGCAGTCGGAGGCGCTGCGCCAGATCCGGACGAACCTGCAGTTCGCCGACGTCGACCACCCGCCGCGGGTCCTCGTCGTCACCTCCGCCCTGCCCGGGGAGGGCAAGAGCACCACGGCGGTGAACCTGGCCCTGACCGCCGCGACGGCGGGGATGCGGGTGGTCCTCGTCGAGGGCGACCTGCGGCTGCCGCGGGTGGCGGACTACCTGGGGGTGGAGGACAGCGCCGGCCTGACGACCGTCCTGGCCGGGCGCGCCGACCTCGACGACGTCCTGCAGCCCTACGGGGACACGGGCCTGTCGGTGCTGGCCAGCGGCCCGATCCCGCTGAACCCGGCGGCCCTGCTCGGTTCCCGGCACATGGGCGACCTGCTGGCCCGGCTGCGCGAGCGCGCCGACCTCGTCATCATCGACAGCCCGCCGCTGCTGCCGGTCGCCGACGCGGCCGTGCTGGCCCGCCAGACCGACGGCGCCCTCGTCGTGGTCAAGCACGGCAAGACGACGCGGGACCACCTCACCCGGGCCCTGGAGCGGCTGCGGGCGGTCGACGCCCCGGTGCTCGGCGGGGTCCTGACGATGGTCCCGGCGAAGGCCTCGGACTACTCCTACGCCTACGAGTACGGCTACGGGTACCAGCCGACGGTCCCCGACGACGCCGAGGCCGTCGTGCTGGAGCGCTGA
- a CDS encoding lipid II flippase MurJ, with product MRDAVRRLVLGGLVGKLLGLLREVLLAAAYGTGVPTTAARVAQTGTLVPVDLFTADVLTAGFLPLHKELLTTDPARAATLFRGVRVALRWLAAVLTLGSLALAPAVVDLLAPGLAPATAATCAQFLRVMALGIPSYLQFSLLSYLEISHGGFRLSSARATAQNLGMLLALGLAWVLGEPVVLAGGFAAAYLVLHAWGYRSVRARGFLPAAGGGGGRELRSRLWRRVRPLLLLPVVLQGSVVAERVVASLMGDEVVAAVDYARFVATTGVNLVAVPLGLAGLAALAGLGTAAARERLAAILPGLLLVVAPVSVVLAVGSSPVVEVLYARGAFDAAAVATSASVLAGLGLGFWAQSCAYVLVKALNAADRNRVAAGSLLAGLVVTLVLNVALHAWLGPVTLGLASSAGAVVTAAVAAHALGVGALLWRWVGACVPVAGAAWLLCGRLPAASGWPGLLGVGGCVLVVFGLAAALLPPWRRVVRSLVR from the coding sequence ATGCGCGACGCCGTCCGGCGCCTCGTCCTCGGCGGGCTGGTCGGCAAGCTGCTGGGCCTGCTGCGGGAGGTGCTGCTCGCCGCGGCCTACGGCACGGGGGTCCCCACCACCGCGGCCCGGGTGGCGCAGACCGGGACCCTCGTCCCCGTCGACCTCTTCACCGCCGACGTCCTCACTGCGGGTTTCCTGCCCCTGCACAAGGAGCTCCTCACCACCGACCCGGCGCGCGCGGCGACGCTGTTCCGCGGGGTGCGGGTGGCGCTGCGGTGGCTGGCGGCCGTGCTCACCCTCGGGTCGCTGGCGCTGGCGCCCGCGGTGGTGGACCTGCTGGCCCCTGGTCTGGCCCCCGCGACGGCGGCCACCTGCGCGCAGTTCCTGCGGGTGATGGCCCTGGGGATCCCCAGCTACCTGCAGTTCTCGCTGCTGAGCTACCTGGAGATCTCCCACGGGGGGTTCCGGTTGTCCAGCGCGCGGGCCACGGCGCAGAACCTCGGGATGCTCCTCGCCCTGGGCCTGGCCTGGGTGCTGGGGGAACCGGTCGTGCTGGCGGGCGGTTTCGCCGCGGCCTACCTCGTCCTGCACGCGTGGGGGTACCGCTCGGTGCGCGCCCGCGGGTTCCTGCCCGCGGCGGGCGGCGGGGGCGGGCGGGAGCTGCGGTCCCGGCTGTGGCGGCGGGTGCGCCCGCTGCTGCTGCTGCCGGTGGTGCTGCAGGGTTCCGTCGTGGCCGAACGGGTCGTCGCCTCGCTCATGGGCGACGAGGTCGTCGCCGCCGTGGACTACGCCCGCTTCGTCGCGACGACCGGGGTGAACCTCGTCGCGGTGCCGCTGGGCCTGGCCGGGCTCGCGGCGCTGGCGGGACTGGGCACCGCCGCCGCCCGCGAGCGCCTGGCCGCGATCCTGCCCGGGTTGCTGCTCGTGGTGGCCCCGGTCTCGGTGGTGCTGGCGGTGGGGAGCTCCCCCGTCGTGGAGGTCCTCTACGCCCGCGGCGCCTTCGACGCCGCGGCGGTGGCGACGTCGGCGTCGGTGCTGGCGGGCCTCGGGCTGGGCTTCTGGGCGCAGTCGTGCGCGTACGTGCTGGTGAAGGCCCTGAACGCCGCGGACCGGAACCGGGTGGCGGCGGGGTCGCTGCTGGCGGGTCTGGTCGTGACGCTGGTGCTGAACGTGGCGCTGCACGCGTGGCTGGGGCCGGTGACGCTGGGGCTGGCCTCCTCGGCCGGGGCGGTGGTGACGGCCGCGGTCGCGGCGCACGCGCTCGGGGTGGGGGCGCTGCTGTGGCGCTGGGTGGGGGCGTGCGTGCCGGTGGCGGGTGCGGCGTGGCTGCTGTGCGGGCGGCTGCCGGCGGCGTCGGGCTGGCCGGGTCTGCTGGGCGTGGGCGGGTGCGTGCTGGTCGTGTTCGGCCTGGCCGCGGCGCTGCTGCCGCCGTGGCGGCGGGTGGTCCGGTCGCTGGTGCGCTGA
- a CDS encoding protein-tyrosine-phosphatase: MRTRFEVLVVCTANVSRSPLGVALLRHHLTERFGEAAATIRVTSAGTDARDGEPTDRAVAEVLRRLHRPVLATGPARRLDARLVDTADLVLTMTRTQRASVITTVPPAQRRVFTVLELARIARRLGGDRRLPASSAPAAALRALVTAAPAWRGPTAPQDPASDDVADVHLLEVEEQLKAGRRLDEAFAAVVAALPGPPAGAAPR, translated from the coding sequence GTGAGGACCCGCTTCGAGGTGCTCGTGGTCTGCACGGCCAACGTCAGCCGCTCACCCCTCGGGGTGGCGCTGCTGCGCCACCACCTCACCGAGCGCTTCGGCGAGGCCGCCGCCACGATCCGGGTGACCTCCGCGGGCACGGACGCCCGCGACGGGGAACCCACCGACCGCGCCGTCGCGGAGGTCCTGCGCCGGCTGCACCGCCCCGTCCTCGCCACCGGACCCGCCCGCCGGCTCGACGCGCGGCTCGTCGACACCGCCGACCTCGTCCTCACCATGACCCGCACCCAGCGCGCCAGCGTGATCACCACCGTCCCCCCGGCGCAGCGGCGGGTCTTCACCGTGCTGGAGCTGGCCCGGATCGCCCGCCGCCTCGGCGGGGACCGCCGGCTGCCGGCGAGCTCCGCACCCGCCGCGGCCCTGCGGGCCCTGGTCACCGCGGCCCCGGCGTGGCGGGGCCCGACGGCGCCGCAGGACCCCGCCTCCGACGACGTCGCCGACGTGCACCTGCTCGAGGTCGAGGAGCAGCTGAAGGCCGGCCGCCGCCTCGACGAGGCGTTCGCCGCGGTCGTGGCGGCGCTGCCGGGACCCCCCGCCGGAGCGGCCCCCCGCTGA